One uncultured Gellertiella sp. genomic window carries:
- a CDS encoding cysteine synthase A: MSVRQSVLDAIGNTPLIRLKGPSEATGCTILGKAEFLNPGQSVKDRAALAIIRDAERSGQLKPGGVIVEGTAGNTGIGLTLVASALGYRTIIVIPETQSQEKKDALRLLGAELVEVPAAPYKNPNNYVRLSGRLAEQIARTDPKGAIWANQFDNVANRKAHVDTTAPEIWRDTDGKVDGFICAVGSGGTLAGVAEGLKGFNKEIRIGIADPEGAALYEFYRNGELKSSGGSITEGIGQGRITANLEGFTPDFACQIPDSEALPVIFDLVESEGLCLGGSSGINVAGAIRLARDLGPGHTIVTILCDYGNRYQSKLFNPAFLQSKSLPVPQWLLDKPAIVPPFEPV, translated from the coding sequence ATGTCCGTTCGTCAGTCTGTTCTGGATGCTATCGGCAATACGCCCTTGATCCGCCTGAAGGGCCCATCGGAGGCAACCGGCTGCACCATTCTCGGCAAGGCTGAATTTCTCAACCCCGGCCAGTCGGTCAAGGATCGCGCCGCCCTTGCCATCATCCGCGATGCCGAGCGCAGCGGACAGTTGAAGCCCGGCGGCGTGATCGTCGAAGGCACCGCCGGCAATACCGGCATCGGCCTGACGCTCGTCGCAAGCGCGCTCGGCTACCGCACCATCATCGTCATTCCCGAGACCCAGAGCCAGGAGAAGAAGGACGCGCTGAGACTTCTCGGGGCCGAACTGGTCGAGGTGCCCGCCGCGCCCTACAAGAACCCCAACAATTACGTGCGGCTCTCCGGACGGCTCGCCGAGCAGATTGCCCGCACCGACCCGAAGGGGGCGATCTGGGCCAACCAGTTCGACAATGTCGCCAACCGAAAGGCGCATGTCGACACGACCGCACCGGAAATCTGGCGCGATACGGATGGCAAGGTGGATGGCTTCATCTGCGCGGTGGGCTCCGGTGGCACGCTGGCAGGGGTTGCCGAGGGCCTGAAGGGCTTCAACAAGGAGATCAGGATCGGGATTGCCGATCCCGAAGGGGCAGCGCTTTACGAATTCTACAGGAACGGCGAGCTGAAATCCTCCGGCGGGTCGATCACCGAAGGCATCGGCCAGGGCCGGATCACCGCCAATCTTGAAGGCTTCACCCCGGATTTCGCCTGTCAGATCCCCGACAGCGAGGCACTGCCGGTGATCTTTGATCTGGTCGAGAGCGAAGGCCTCTGCCTTGGCGGTTCATCCGGCATTAACGTCGCTGGTGCAATCCGGCTTGCGCGCGACCTCGGCCCCGGCCATACAATCGTGACCATCCTGTGCGATTATGGCAACCGCTACCAGTCGAAGCTGTTCAACCCGGCCTTCCTGCAGTCGAAATCCCTGCCGGTGCCGCAATGGCTGCTCGACAAGCCGGCCATCGTCCCGCCCTTCGAACCCGTCTGA
- a CDS encoding deoxyribodipyrimidine photo-lyase, which produces MTDAPVLLWFRKDLRLDDNLAMVKAAKSGRPVIAVYIRDRDQSPLMPPGAAQRWWLHHSLACLHKALEAAGSQLILRSGDPERVLLDLAAGSGARVVAVNSVPDPAARAADARIAATLHAHDIAFHGFDGALLHDPDRLLTGSGGGYRVYTPFWRAFNQLGPPSPPLEAPRNWRSPATWPVSEPLERLGLLSAHPDWAVRFHELWTPGETQARTQLHRFLDAKIRNYDTDRDRPGIDGTSRLSAHLALGEISPRRIWQAVTSAEPQGPDVAASIDRFHKELVWREFCSHLLHHFPELAVSNWNPGFDGFGWREDGAGFLAWTRGETGYPIVDAGMRQLWQHGWMHNRVRMVTASFLIKHLLIDWRRGERWFRDTLVDADPAANAASWQWVAGSGADASPFFRIFNPTLQGEKFDAEGTYIRDYVPELRGLGNKFIHKPFEASVAELAAAGISPGKTYPMPLVDHRMARTRALAALSDLKDVSDGIVKKTGSS; this is translated from the coding sequence TTGACTGACGCTCCCGTTCTCCTCTGGTTTCGCAAGGATTTGCGGCTTGATGACAATCTGGCGATGGTGAAGGCGGCAAAGAGCGGCAGGCCTGTGATTGCGGTCTATATACGGGATCGGGATCAGTCGCCCCTCATGCCGCCGGGGGCCGCGCAACGCTGGTGGCTGCATCATTCCCTGGCTTGCCTGCATAAAGCTCTGGAGGCGGCAGGCAGCCAGCTGATCCTGCGGAGCGGCGATCCCGAACGGGTGCTGCTGGATCTGGCCGCAGGGAGCGGTGCCAGAGTGGTCGCGGTCAACTCCGTTCCGGATCCGGCAGCACGGGCCGCAGATGCCAGGATCGCAGCCACGCTTCACGCTCATGATATTGCCTTTCACGGATTTGACGGCGCCCTGCTGCATGATCCCGACAGGCTTCTGACCGGCAGCGGTGGCGGCTATCGGGTCTACACACCCTTCTGGCGGGCCTTCAACCAGCTTGGTCCGCCCTCCCCGCCGCTGGAGGCCCCACGGAATTGGCGCTCGCCCGCAACCTGGCCGGTGTCCGAGCCGCTTGAGCGCCTTGGCCTGCTGTCGGCGCATCCCGACTGGGCGGTCCGGTTCCACGAGCTCTGGACACCGGGCGAGACGCAGGCGCGCACGCAGTTGCACCGATTCCTCGACGCCAAGATCCGCAACTACGATACGGACCGCGACCGGCCCGGCATTGACGGCACGTCGCGCCTGTCTGCCCATCTGGCGCTTGGCGAAATTTCGCCGCGCCGGATCTGGCAGGCGGTGACCTCGGCAGAACCGCAAGGCCCGGACGTCGCAGCAAGTATCGACCGATTTCACAAGGAGCTGGTGTGGCGCGAGTTCTGCTCTCACCTGCTGCACCACTTTCCCGAGCTTGCCGTCAGCAACTGGAATCCCGGCTTCGACGGGTTCGGCTGGCGCGAGGACGGGGCGGGTTTTCTTGCCTGGACGCGGGGCGAGACCGGTTATCCCATTGTCGATGCCGGCATGCGCCAGCTCTGGCAGCATGGCTGGATGCACAACCGGGTGCGCATGGTCACCGCCTCCTTCCTGATCAAGCACCTGCTGATCGACTGGCGGCGGGGCGAGCGCTGGTTTCGCGACACGCTTGTCGATGCGGATCCGGCGGCCAATGCCGCGAGCTGGCAATGGGTCGCGGGGTCAGGGGCGGATGCCTCGCCCTTCTTCCGGATCTTCAATCCGACCCTCCAGGGCGAGAAATTCGACGCGGAAGGCACCTATATCCGGGACTATGTGCCGGAGTTGCGCGGGCTTGGGAACAAGTTCATCCACAAACCGTTCGAAGCTTCGGTGGCTGAGCTTGCTGCGGCAGGTATTTCTCCTGGCAAGACCTATCCCATGCCCCTCGTCGATCACAGGATGGCGCGGACCAGAGCTCTCGCAGCGCTATCGGATCTGAAAGATGTATCTGACGGCATTGTCAAAAAAACCGGATCTTCCTGA
- a CDS encoding DUF1365 domain-containing protein, with protein MTRKPHPGVDLARNGPPPEAAACLYEGKVMHQRMRPFGHRFSYRVFSLLLDLDRLAEAGRLSRLFSVNRRNWMSFHEKDHLDQGETGLAGAARDQFRAAGLATPVRRVLLVCYPRIFGHVFNPLSVYYGYDVAENLAGLIYEVSNTFGGRHRYVCPVGPDETGANGVRQQADKLFHVSPFIAMNMRYHFRMLPPGEEIRWRILETSPEGPLLSATFSGTALALTTPALLALFGRIPFLTVSILAGIHWEALKIWWKGAKFIPTPGKSVPSPDSSQLPKPHFRSRLEGDATFVPSAGDGTGQQLPSQLGR; from the coding sequence ATGACCCGAAAACCGCACCCCGGCGTCGATCTTGCGAGAAACGGCCCGCCGCCGGAGGCCGCCGCCTGCCTTTATGAAGGCAAGGTGATGCATCAGCGGATGCGGCCCTTTGGCCACCGTTTCAGCTACCGGGTATTTTCGCTTCTGCTCGATCTGGATCGCCTCGCCGAGGCAGGCAGACTGTCGCGGCTGTTTTCGGTGAACCGCCGCAACTGGATGTCCTTCCATGAGAAGGATCATCTCGACCAGGGCGAAACCGGACTGGCGGGAGCGGCGCGCGACCAGTTTCGCGCGGCGGGTCTAGCCACGCCGGTCCGGCGCGTGCTGCTGGTCTGCTACCCCCGGATCTTCGGCCATGTCTTCAATCCGCTGTCAGTCTATTACGGCTATGATGTGGCGGAAAACCTCGCCGGGCTGATCTATGAGGTCAGCAACACCTTTGGCGGACGCCACCGCTATGTCTGTCCGGTGGGACCCGATGAGACCGGAGCGAATGGCGTGCGGCAGCAGGCCGACAAGCTGTTCCATGTCTCGCCCTTCATCGCCATGAACATGCGCTACCATTTCCGAATGCTGCCGCCGGGCGAGGAGATCCGCTGGCGGATTCTCGAGACGTCGCCGGAGGGGCCGCTGCTGTCGGCGACATTTTCCGGCACGGCGCTTGCGCTGACGACCCCGGCCCTTCTCGCCCTGTTTGGCCGCATCCCGTTCCTGACGGTGTCGATCCTGGCGGGGATCCATTGGGAGGCACTCAAAATATGGTGGAAAGGCGCAAAATTCATTCCCACACCAGGAAAATCTGTGCCTTCACCTGATTCGTCACAATTGCCGAAACCGCATTTCCGCTCTAGATTGGAGGGGGATGCGACATTTGTCCCGTCGGCAGGAGACGGAACCGGACAACAGTTGCCTTCGCAGCTCGGGCGATGA
- a CDS encoding SDR family NAD(P)-dependent oxidoreductase, whose translation MKNGMMRPEEGIVWITGASSGIGRALALRLARAGFRVAVTARSHDGLYDLQKEAGPAGGSIIVLEGDVTSGADMERVIAAIEYDHGPLMLAVLNAGIYIPVNGKELHRADFEKTFAVNLSGTMHCLLSALAVMKRRATGHVAIVSSVTGYGGLPTSAAYGATKAALINLAESLKFDLDRMGIKIQLINPGFVATGATDQNDFPMPALMTAEAAAAEIHKGLARNAFEITFPKRFTYVLKAINLLPYSLYFPVIRRITKW comes from the coding sequence ATGAAAAACGGCATGATGCGTCCTGAGGAAGGGATCGTCTGGATTACCGGGGCAAGTTCCGGCATTGGCCGGGCTCTGGCCCTCAGGCTGGCCCGCGCGGGCTTCCGGGTCGCCGTCACGGCCCGCTCGCATGATGGCCTTTACGACCTGCAGAAGGAAGCCGGGCCGGCTGGCGGCAGCATCATCGTGCTGGAAGGCGATGTGACCTCGGGTGCCGATATGGAGCGCGTGATTGCCGCCATCGAATATGATCACGGGCCTTTGATGCTCGCGGTGCTGAATGCCGGGATCTATATCCCGGTAAACGGCAAGGAACTGCACCGGGCGGATTTCGAGAAGACCTTTGCGGTCAACCTGTCCGGCACCATGCATTGCCTGCTTTCGGCGCTCGCGGTGATGAAGCGGCGGGCGACCGGCCATGTCGCCATCGTCTCCTCCGTCACCGGCTATGGCGGCCTGCCGACCAGTGCCGCCTATGGCGCGACCAAGGCGGCGCTGATCAATCTTGCCGAAAGCCTGAAATTCGATCTCGACCGGATGGGCATCAAGATCCAGCTGATCAATCCCGGCTTCGTGGCCACCGGGGCGACCGACCAGAATGATTTCCCGATGCCGGCCCTGATGACGGCGGAGGCAGCTGCCGCCGAAATCCACAAGGGTCTCGCCCGCAATGCCTTTGAAATCACCTTTCCGAAGCGCTTTACCTATGTGCTGAAGGCAATCAATCTCTTGCCCTACAGCCTGTATTTTCCGGTCATCCGGCGCATCACCAAGTGGTGA
- a CDS encoding class I SAM-dependent methyltransferase, giving the protein MEDSVRFEFGKNWASYARHIDSQRIATAKAALLRLLPEGFVPAGKSLVDIGSGSGLHAVAAKSLGFEEVVATDYDLDSVQTTKAVAERFGVEVQAFQDDILNSRIERQFDVVYSWGVLHHTGKMEEAIRRASEKVAGGGVFIIAIYVRTPLCGVWRHIKRTYSAAPRPVQKAMAYGFHGLRSIRQIPNGELFKDYGTLRGMDRFHDSVDWLGGYPYESATPDDVRTMVGADFELLKTFQTESGAGVFGTGCGEYVFRRK; this is encoded by the coding sequence ATGGAAGATTCTGTTCGTTTTGAATTCGGAAAAAACTGGGCGAGCTATGCGCGCCACATCGACAGCCAGAGGATCGCCACGGCAAAGGCGGCTTTGCTTCGGCTCCTGCCCGAAGGTTTTGTGCCGGCCGGCAAGTCCCTGGTCGACATAGGATCGGGCAGCGGTCTGCATGCTGTCGCCGCCAAGAGCCTCGGATTTGAAGAGGTGGTGGCAACCGATTACGACCTTGATTCCGTGCAGACCACCAAAGCCGTTGCGGAGCGTTTCGGCGTCGAGGTGCAGGCCTTCCAGGACGATATCCTGAACTCAAGGATCGAACGGCAGTTTGATGTCGTCTATTCCTGGGGCGTGCTGCATCACACCGGCAAGATGGAAGAAGCCATCCGCCGTGCTTCGGAAAAAGTGGCCGGAGGCGGTGTCTTCATCATTGCCATCTACGTCAGGACCCCGCTTTGCGGTGTGTGGCGTCATATCAAGCGCACCTATTCGGCGGCACCTCGTCCGGTGCAAAAGGCAATGGCCTACGGTTTCCACGGCCTGAGATCGATCCGCCAGATCCCGAACGGCGAGCTCTTCAAAGATTACGGCACCCTCAGAGGGATGGACCGCTTTCATGATTCCGTCGACTGGCTCGGCGGATATCCCTATGAAAGCGCCACACCCGACGACGTCCGCACCATGGTCGGCGCGGACTTCGAACTGCTGAAAACGTTCCAGACGGAAAGCGGAGCTGGTGTTTTCGGCACCGGATGCGGTGAATATGTCTTTCGCCGAAAATAA
- a CDS encoding cyclopropane-fatty-acyl-phospholipid synthase family protein → MSNSHVWNSQTRSQPETVSVENLSRIVKGLPARAQMVLRGLAQMDRGVLELTIPDGRRLAIRGRHPGPSASIVLHNWNLPQRAIAGGTIAVAETYMDGDWDSPDVGAFLELFLANKHVGDRFSNGARGLFRIVERLRHWLNSNTKEGSKRNISAHYDLGNDFYREWLDPTMTYSAALYADADTDLVSAQTAKYRALAQAAGIRQGDHVLEIGCGWGGFAEFAAREIGCHVTGLTISREQLAFAQERIAKAGLSDRVTLKFQDYRDEQGQYDHVISIEMFEAVGEKYWPTYFGKLRDCLKPGGSAGLQIITIKPEAYREYRANPDFIQKYVFPGGMLPTLQHLGDLSRSVGLTETGNFGFGKDYARTLAEWRVRFWAVWERVKPLGFDERFKRLWEFYFFYCEAGFRDGNIDVRQVVFQK, encoded by the coding sequence ATGTCGAACTCGCATGTCTGGAATTCACAGACCCGCTCCCAACCGGAGACGGTCTCGGTTGAAAATCTCTCACGTATCGTCAAGGGCCTGCCCGCACGCGCACAGATGGTACTGCGCGGACTCGCCCAGATGGACCGGGGCGTGCTGGAACTGACCATTCCCGATGGCCGCCGGCTGGCCATCAGGGGTCGCCATCCCGGCCCGTCCGCCTCCATCGTGCTGCACAACTGGAACCTGCCGCAACGGGCCATTGCCGGTGGCACGATTGCGGTTGCGGAAACCTATATGGATGGCGATTGGGACAGTCCCGATGTCGGGGCCTTTCTGGAGCTGTTTCTCGCCAACAAGCATGTTGGCGACCGCTTTTCCAACGGTGCGCGTGGCCTGTTCCGGATCGTCGAACGGCTCCGGCATTGGCTGAATTCCAACACAAAGGAGGGGTCGAAGCGCAATATTTCGGCGCATTACGACCTTGGCAACGATTTCTACCGGGAATGGCTGGACCCGACCATGACCTATTCGGCAGCGCTCTACGCCGACGCCGATACGGATCTGGTCTCCGCCCAGACGGCGAAATATCGCGCCCTTGCGCAAGCGGCCGGCATCAGGCAGGGCGATCATGTGCTGGAAATTGGCTGCGGGTGGGGTGGGTTTGCGGAATTTGCCGCCCGCGAAATCGGCTGCCACGTCACCGGCCTGACCATCAGCCGGGAACAACTGGCCTTCGCGCAGGAGCGGATCGCCAAAGCCGGGCTGTCCGACAGGGTAACGCTGAAATTCCAGGACTATCGCGACGAGCAGGGCCAATATGACCATGTCATTTCCATCGAGATGTTCGAGGCGGTGGGCGAGAAATACTGGCCAACCTATTTCGGCAAGCTGCGCGATTGCCTGAAGCCCGGCGGCAGCGCCGGCTTGCAGATCATCACCATCAAACCGGAAGCCTACCGGGAATACCGGGCCAATCCCGACTTCATCCAGAAATATGTGTTCCCAGGTGGCATGCTGCCGACCCTGCAACATCTCGGTGACCTCTCGCGCTCCGTCGGCCTGACGGAAACCGGCAATTTCGGCTTCGGCAAGGACTATGCCCGCACGCTTGCCGAGTGGCGGGTCCGCTTCTGGGCGGTTTGGGAACGGGTGAAGCCGCTCGGTTTCGACGAACGCTTCAAGCGGCTCTGGGAATTCTACTTCTTCTACTGCGAAGCGGGTTTCCGCGACGGCAATATCGATGTGCGGCAGGTGGTGTTCCAGAAATAG
- a CDS encoding FAD-dependent oxidoreductase — translation MNAVFQSFSSGPGTSGPRLKIAVIGSGVSGASAAWALNPHHDVTLYEKDNRPGGHTATVDIDYDGRRIAVDTGFIVYNEATYPNLTALLAETGVKTHASDMSFALSLDQGKLEWSGDNLSTLFAQKRNLFRPSFLLMVREILRFNKICLKDRAAGQLQDLSIGDYLNYRGFSPGFTNNYLVPMAAAIWSSPAAKLLDFPADHFVHFFDNHRLIYSKPHVWRTVSGGARTYLEKLLAPLGSRLRLNCAIAAVTRVGHQVLVRDQSGSETLYDKVIFASHSDQTLAMLADATAAERAVLSAIPYQPNRVVLHRDTRLMPVRPRVWASWNYLRSSGDDGSFASVTYWMNRLQGIDKTCPLFVTLNPDREPDPDKVFAEYSYEHPLFDAAGMAAQTRLKDIQGVHNCHFAGAWTAYGFHEDGLRSGLDAARALGGTVPWLDASPVDAELPVAA, via the coding sequence ATGAACGCAGTCTTTCAAAGCTTTTCAAGTGGGCCGGGCACAAGCGGCCCGCGTTTGAAAATTGCGGTCATCGGGTCAGGGGTCTCGGGGGCGAGTGCCGCCTGGGCGCTGAACCCGCATCACGACGTCACCCTTTATGAAAAAGACAATCGTCCCGGCGGTCATACCGCCACCGTCGATATCGACTACGATGGACGCCGCATCGCCGTCGATACCGGCTTCATCGTCTATAACGAGGCGACCTATCCAAATCTGACCGCGCTGCTGGCCGAAACCGGGGTGAAAACCCATGCCAGCGACATGAGTTTCGCGCTGTCGCTCGATCAGGGCAAGCTGGAATGGAGTGGCGACAACCTGTCGACATTGTTTGCCCAGAAACGCAACCTGTTTCGCCCGTCGTTTCTGCTGATGGTGCGCGAAATCCTGCGGTTCAACAAGATCTGCCTCAAGGATCGCGCCGCTGGCCAGCTGCAGGACCTGTCGATTGGCGACTATCTCAACTACCGCGGCTTTTCGCCCGGCTTCACCAACAATTACCTCGTGCCGATGGCTGCGGCGATCTGGTCGAGCCCGGCGGCAAAGCTGCTCGATTTCCCCGCAGACCATTTCGTCCACTTCTTCGACAATCACCGCCTCATCTATTCAAAACCGCATGTATGGCGCACCGTTTCAGGCGGTGCCCGCACCTATCTGGAAAAGCTGCTGGCGCCGCTCGGCTCCCGCCTGCGGCTGAACTGCGCCATTGCGGCGGTGACCCGTGTCGGCCATCAGGTGCTGGTGCGCGACCAGTCCGGCAGCGAAACCCTCTATGACAAGGTGATTTTCGCCAGCCACAGCGACCAGACACTGGCGATGCTGGCCGATGCGACCGCTGCCGAGCGGGCGGTGCTTTCCGCCATTCCCTACCAGCCGAACCGGGTGGTGCTGCATCGCGACACCAGACTGATGCCGGTACGCCCAAGGGTCTGGGCCTCCTGGAATTACCTGCGTTCCTCGGGCGATGACGGAAGCTTTGCCTCCGTCACCTACTGGATGAACCGGCTGCAGGGAATCGACAAGACCTGCCCCTTGTTTGTTACCCTCAACCCGGATCGCGAGCCTGATCCCGACAAGGTCTTTGCCGAATATTCCTATGAACACCCGCTGTTTGACGCGGCAGGCATGGCCGCCCAGACCCGGCTCAAGGATATTCAGGGCGTCCACAATTGCCATTTCGCCGGCGCCTGGACGGCCTATGGCTTCCACGAGGACGGCTTGCGCTCGGGTCTGGACGCGGCCCGCGCACTGGGTGGCACCGTGCCCTGGCTGGATGCATCCCCCGTGGACGCAGAACTGCCGGTGGCCGCATGA